One stretch of Arthrobacter polaris DNA includes these proteins:
- a CDS encoding BtrH N-terminal domain-containing protein: MSSAYDPSTEYSHWDAGLWTRVLAASGVRSPFTGEPFTEAMLAGLAGGIGFMIFTFEYKSITTASAVTRFHPGPYTENLLRRSGAAVNIQQTANADLAQARLDAALETGVPAVVRVVRGKLPWVVQDLLADVDSVDVAVLASEVGDGYLLDEGSGHLEPISSAALAYARGSRKADKHWQAHVVLAXPGAGSGAALTLQVLGRAMAETAKELLSQQAPPXVPPGYANNFGILGMQTWVQRLTSTSSKHGWMRIFGDPQRSLTGLEMLHGLLAGRRYSGPGALRPLYAQFXQEAAXAHRRVPSVDLLGRPGMTSAAVMMDCARMYRKLXEHWEFLTGLVGAAGQDGTGRSADFVAMAKRLELIVELETQAAQALQDAAGTRL; this comes from the coding sequence ATGTCTTCTGCCTATGACCCGAGCACCGAGTATTCGCATTGGGACGCCGGGCTGTGGACTCGAGTCTTGGCCGCGTCCGGGGTGCGCAGCCCTTTCACGGGAGAGCCGTTCACCGAGGCCATGCTGGCAGGGCTGGCCGGTGGGATCGGGTTCATGATCTTCACGTTCGAGTACAAAAGTATTACAACGGCATCGGCGGTCACTCGTTTTCATCCGGGCCCTTACACGGAGAACCTACTACGCCGCAGTGGTGCCGCCGTCAACATCCAACAGACGGCCAACGCTGACCTGGCTCAGGCGCGGCTGGATGCAGCCCTGGAAACAGGAGTTCCCGCCGTCGTGCGTGTGGTGCGCGGCAAGCTGCCTTGGGTAGTGCAGGATCTGCTGGCTGATGTGGATTCGGTGGATGTGGCTGTCTTGGCCAGTGAGGTTGGAGATGGCTACCTGCTGGACGAGGGCAGCGGGCACCTGGAGCCCATCAGTTCTGCTGCGCTGGCGTACGCGCGTGGTTCCCGCAAGGCAGACAAGCATTGGCAGGCCCACGTAGTGCTGGCANCACCTGGTGCGGGGAGTGGGGCGGCATTGACGTTGCAGGTTTTGGGCCGGGCGATGGCTGAGACGGCCAAGGAGTTGTTGTCGCAGCAGGCCCCGCCGNGAGTACCGCCGGGCTACGCAAATAATTTTGGCATTCTGGGGATGCAGACGTGGGTGCAGCGGCTTACTAGTACGTCATCCAAACACGGGTGGATGCGGATCTTTGGCGATCCACAGCGTTCACTAACTGGCCTGGAAATGCTGCATGGACTGCTCGCGGGCAGGCGTTATAGCGGCCCTGGTGCCTTGCGGCCGTTATATGCGCAATTTNTGCAGGAGGCAGCANCTGCTCACAGAAGGGTTCCCAGTGTGGACCTTTTAGGGAGACCTGGCATGACCAGCGCCGCGGTAATGATGGATTGCGCCCGAATGTACCGAAAATTGNGGGAACACTGGGAGTTCTTGACCGGACTGGTCGGCGCAGCTGGGCAAGATGGTACGGGGCGGAGCGCTGATTTTGTGGCCATGGCCAAACGGCTCGAGCTCATCGTGGAACTGGAAACGCAGGCAGCACAGGCCCTTCAGGATGCTGCCGGGACCAGACTTTAG